The sequence TTCCCAGCCAACCCGCCATGCCGAGCGTCCCCAAAACGCTCAAAATCGGCAATGCCAAAAGCGCGAATAAAGTCCGCGGTTGCCGCTCGCGCCAAGCCAATAGAGCCACGGTCAGGAGCATGACCAGAACCAGAAAATTCATGACCTCCTCGCGCAAGGTCTTTTTGAGCTCGGCTTCCATCAAGGGACGCGCAGCCACCTGCAAGGAAACTTCGGGGGGCAAGAGGAGATCCTGCTCGAGTTCCTCGGCGACCAACCGGAGCGCCGCAGAGCTCTGCGGCGTAAACGAAACCAGAATGGCGGTCCCGGCAGCATCTCGCCTGATATGGTGCTCGAGAATTGGCTCCATCCCGGGGAGTGGTCTCTCCAACGCCGACTCTGGTTGTGGCACCGTGCGGAGAGACCGCAATCCCGCAGCGAAAGCGGTCGTTCGAAAACCGGCTTCTTCGAGGGCATTCTCCAGAGCGGCTGCAGCCTCTTCTCGTGGCTGCGCTGTCCACCAGTCGATCCTCTCGGTCTGAGTCGCCAGTGAAGGCAGCAAGCTCGCGGGACTGGTCACCGAAACGACCGCACCGCTTTCGATAAAATCTTCAAGGCGCTGCGTCGTCACTTCGACACCCTGCAAAAGGGCCTCCACGCCGTCCGCCCCAGCATCCGGACCAATGCCCAGCATTACGGATCCGTGTGGGTTGGTGAAACCGAAATGCTTTCCGATCTCGTCCTGAACTGCGGCGGCCTCACTTTGACGAGGCCGCAAGGCAAAGAGATCTGTATTGAGGCGAACATGCGAGAGGCCCACGACGACCCACACGAGCCACAAAACCAGCGCGAATCCAAATAGCCGTCGTCGTCGCGCAACCACCGAAGCCAGTCGTGCCAACCATATGGCCCGGCCGGGAGCATGCCCACCAACACCGGCCCCCAGCAATAAAGCCGGCAGCAGAATCATCGTTGCCAGAGCATTCCAGAAGATTCCGATAGAGGTCAGCAAGCCCAGCTGCGCGATTCCCTGCAGGGAGGCAAAACCAAGCAACCCGAAAGCCAGACCCGTCGTGACCGAAGCGATCGCTATGGGCCAGAAAAGGTGGCCCAGCGTCGACGCCAGAGCGTCCTCCGGGCTTCGATCTCCCCTGACCTCTTCGCGAAAACGCGTATGGAAATGAATAGCGGCATCGATTGCCAAACCATAGAAGATCGCGGCAAAGGCCAGGGAGATCACGTCGAGGCGCTGGAAAATCAGCAGACCCGCGGCAAGCGTAACGAGAGACCCCAGCAGGAGATGATAGCCCAGGATCGGCAAGAAACGTCCGCTGCGGGCCGCCACAAGAAAGATGAACAGGACTCCAAAAAAGGCGGCGCCGGTATAGCGCATCAAATCGAGTCGCATCATCGCGGCGTCTTCTCGAGCGAACGCGAATGCACCTGTATAACCAACACCAAGAGATTCCTGCTCAAGCGGTGTCCATTGGCTGCGGGCCTTGGCCTCGGCTCGCGCCAACCCCTCGGAGAGACGAGCGACCTCGTCCATCGAATAGCCGGCGTTGGTCGGTTGGATCAGGAGAAGCAGACGCTGTCCGTCTTTGGACATCAGGTATTTGCTTCCCGGTGACAAAGCGCGATCGGGCCGATTCCGCTCGAGCGATTCTCCCAGAATCCCCGTGAATCCAAGC is a genomic window of Candidatus Binatia bacterium containing:
- a CDS encoding MMPL family transporter codes for the protein MNRDANPRIRTLAAWIVRYAAGIRWASLFLLFVSASSLFWLRVDVGLVSMLPSGAPAFESYAQFVSRFAARDAAVAVLRAPDEAMATRFAEDFVAALAVEEAVAGVRGSIDVGAFVDFSVDGGFVRYTSKDFRPAVQERLDPSLGQEIAAGIRGLLALPGSGAMAARMAADPLGFTGILGESLERNRPDRALSPGSKYLMSKDGQRLLLLIQPTNAGYSMDEVARLSEGLARAEAKARSQWTPLEQESLGVGYTGAFAFAREDAAMMRLDLMRYTGAAFFGVLFIFLVAARSGRFLPILGYHLLLGSLVTLAAGLLIFQRLDVISLAFAAIFYGLAIDAAIHFHTRFREEVRGDRSPEDALASTLGHLFWPIAIASVTTGLAFGLLGFASLQGIAQLGLLTSIGIFWNALATMILLPALLLGAGVGGHAPGRAIWLARLASVVARRRRLFGFALVLWLVWVVVGLSHVRLNTDLFALRPRQSEAAAVQDEIGKHFGFTNPHGSVMLGIGPDAGADGVEALLQGVEVTTQRLEDFIESGAVVSVTSPASLLPSLATQTERIDWWTAQPREEAAAALENALEEAGFRTTAFAAGLRSLRTVPQPESALERPLPGMEPILEHHIRRDAAGTAILVSFTPQSSAALRLVAEELEQDLLLPPEVSLQVAARPLMEAELKKTLREEVMNFLVLVMLLTVALLAWRERQPRTLFALLALPILSVLGTLGMAGWLGIVLTPVNIIMLPLVAGIALDDGLFLLARYREEKAVGPAMERGGRALSITTATTMVGFGALALSRYPALGGLGMVAALGLLTAFSLMIWVLPLALPDERA